The genomic DNA AGCCACGCAGGCCACCGGCTGAGACCCTACGAAGGCCCCATGCCTCGGCCGGAATCGGAAAAGCTCCAAAACATCCTCAACACCTCCTGTAATCGGTAAATTACGTCGCCGCCAAGCCAGTTGCCACACAGACTCTAAAGCTCCGACGTTCGTTGCGCCTCCATCCAGCCGGCTTCAGCCACTGAAGCGATCATCGGGAAATTCTACAGCACTGACCCGCCGCATACATTCCAAACTGCGGAACGTATGCCCGACCCGCCGCTCCTGACTTTTAGCCTCTCCCGCCGATTTTGCTTGACTTTTGTAAGCTAGTATGGTAGCCTCGACGGTAAGGATGGAGAGCGCGCGGTCTGGCAAGACTTCTGCTAAGCCGGCTGTGGACAGCCCAGGCTCCTGTGGCGTCAAAATATGGGACAAAAAAACACGTTTTTTCAAAAACAAAGCGGAGAAGTTGCTGAAAACACACAGGAATGGCAAAAAAACAAACCTGAACAAACCGGAAAACAAAGCGGAGAACTTATTGAAAACAGGTTCCTGTGGAAAAAAGCAAACCGAAAACAAACCGGAAAACAAAGCGGGCCATGTTATTCAAAATAAAGAACAGGGAAAAGGCAAGCCAGAGAACAATTGAAACACATCCTACCCGTAAGGCTAGCCATCCGGCCCTGCGCCGCGCTCCAAACGGCGAAATTAACCAATGACCAAAGCCTCCGATCGCGCGACGCCCCCGATAAAACATTTGTGGGGGCTCTTCGTAGCTGAATTTATCGGCACCGCATTGCTCGTCGCGGTGGGCGTTTCCATCGTGATCCTCGATTTCGGGAAGGGAAGTCCGGTGGCTGCGCTTTTGCCTGATCCAGGTCTTCGAAGATTGCTGACAGGTTTCATGTTTGGAGTGACGGGCGCCGCCATCGCTGTCTCGCCTTTGGGAAAAGTCAGTGGCGCGCACATCAATCCGGTTGTGACCCTGGCTTTCTGGATGAAGCGAAAAATGAGCGGGCCGCATGCACTCGGATACGTGATTTCGCAGGTTGCCGGAGGAATTGCGGGCGCTCTGCCGCTGCTGGCCTGGGGACGCATAGGGGCCAGCGTCGAGTTCGGCGGGACGTTTCCGGGAAGCGGGTTTACGCTTTTCCAGGCCACGGCGGGGGAAGTCGTCACCACGTTGGGACTGATCGCCGGTTTGTTCCTGTTTCTCGGGCACCCGCAAATCCGTTGTTACACACCGCTGTTGTTTCCTTTCCTCTACGCGGTGATGGTTTATGTTGAAGCCCCGCTTTCTGGCACCAGCACCAACCCGGCCCGCAGCATCGGGCCGTCGCTTGTGGCAGGGGCCTGGAGCGGATGGTGGATCTACTGGGTTGGCCCAGCCCTGGGGACTTTCGTGGCGCTGGCGGCCGGGGAATTGTCCTGGTTGGGTCGCCTGGAAATTGAGGTGGCGAAAATTTATCACTTCGGACACGATCCACATGGCGTCTTTCATCGCTCCCGCTGGTAGCGGCACTGCTCAATATTTCTGACGTCAATGGCGGCGGTCCCGCCGGGGCGGGGTCGCCACGTTGCTGCCTGAAGCCGCCGTTACATAAGTTGCTTCTTGCCGTGTCAGCCCGTCGCGCATGGCTTTTGTTATACTCGAGTGCAGAATTGGTACCGGCTATGGATTTGGCCGCTTGCACGGCCCACAAGTTCTCTGATCTGCAACGACTCGGTCAGTTGCCATGATCCGAAAGAAGACTGCAATCCTGACGGTGTCCGGCATCGTGGCCGTCGTTCTCATCTCGGTGGCGGCTTACCGCCTTGGCGTGCGCCACGCCGCGAAACTCGACAACCGCGCCGGCAGTGCGGAGGGCACGCAAGGAGGATGCGTTGGAATTTCGCAGGCCGGCCTTCATACAGGAGAGAACACCTGCGTGGAAGGACGAGTGCTGCGTGTTTTCACCGCGCGTTCCGGCAGCACCTTTCTGGATTTTTGTCAGGACTACCGAAATTGCGGTTTTGGCAGCGTCATCTTTGCGTCGGACCGTTCCCGCTTTGGAAACCTGGGTTCGCTCGAAGGCAAAAGGGTTAAGATTGCAGGCGAGATCACAACTTACAATGGCCGGGCTGAAATCATTATTCATGATCCAGAGCAAATTCGCGTACGGGATTAGCGGCGGTCTGAGAGCTGCGCGGCGTCCGCACGGGCTGGTTTTTTCAGGCTGCTGCTGCGCAGCCCTGCTGCTCGCTGGCGTGGCAGTTTCCGGCACGATTTTAGGCGCCGGACAGAAACCGGAAAGCAGCGTGCGAGCGCCGCAACCCGCCGCCAAGGGGGCGCCATCGCAGGAGGCCATCGCACTCGTAAACGAGGGCAACGGATTGCTCGATCGCAATGACTTTGCGGGCGCGGAAGCCGACTACCAGAAAGCTCTCGAGACCTCTCCTGATTTGCCGGCCGCGCATCGGGGGCTAGGCCTCGCCTTGTGGCGCGAAGGAGCGCTTGCGCGGGCGTGGCAGGAACTGAGCACGGTGGCAAGGCTTGAACCCGACAACGGCCGGGCGCACTTTGAGCTTGGCCAGCTTGCCTGGGCAATCTACAGCGGACCTTCAGAGACGGTCGCAGCCACCGGCCTAACCGCGGGTGATTTCCGGTCGATGGCGTTAAGCCAGATTCAGAGGGCCTCCGCGCTTGCGCCGCACGACTTCAACATGCGCCTGGAACTTGCGGAAATCGAGCTTGAGGCTGGGAAGAAAAAAGAAGCCGAGGCCGATGCATTGGGATCAGTCGCGATTGCCTCCACCGCTGCGGAACGCTCGCAAGCGCACGTGGCGCTTGCGCGCGCCTATTCCGCGACGGGCGATGAATTGCGATCTGAGACCGAGTTCAGGAAGGCCATTGAAGAAAACGCATCCAGCGGCGCCGCTTATCTCGGGCTGGGCCAGCTTTCTCTCTCGCAGAGTGACCCAGCCCAGGCGGAAAAGTATTTCAACCAGGCCATCCATGTCACCCCTGAACTTGGCGCCGCCTACGCTGCCCTCGCCAGGATTTATGTTACGGCCCGGCAGCTCGGGCAGGCCATGGGTTTGTTGAAGAAGGCGGTATCGCTTGATCCGGACGACTGGCAGAGCGAATTTGAACTTGGCAAGCTCCAGATGCGGTCAGGAGATGCGGCCGGCGCCAAAGAGCTGTTTACGAAGATCGTCGCGGCGCGGCCGGATTTCCTTCCGGCCGGCGAGCAACTTGCCTTAATGCGTCTTCGCCAGGGAGACGTGCAGGGGGCCATAGCGCAGGCCCAGGCGCTTGCGACACGCGATCCCGGGGCGGCGGAAGGCCACCGGGTGCTGGCATTGGCGTACTGGCGGGAGCGGCAAAACGATGCATCACTGGCGGAGTGCGCGCAGGCGCTGGCCGCTGATCCACACTCGACCTCCATGCAGGCGCTCGAGGCGTTCGTGCTTTGGCAGAGCAAGCGGCACGGGGAGGCGCGGCGGGTGCTGCATGAGGCGGCCACCAGAGACCCCGAAATCCTTTCGCCCGTGACGTTCTGCCGCGAAATCGTGTGCGGAAGTTCGGATGTTCTGCTGGTGGGCGCGTTTCTGCGGGACAATCGCTGGATTCTGAGGACTCCGGCAGACCAGTAGCCGCCAGTTGTCCAACGGGGTGAGGACCGGACCCTCGGGGTTAATTTCAGGAAAAGTCGATCAATGTTTGGGGGTCAGTCGGTATCGCTCAAACGGCGGTGTCCTGTGCGGTTTGAGACCAGATGATCGGTGGTAACTTGGCTCGATTTGTGGCACGGGCGTCTCGCTCGGGCTTCGGACAAAAAAGCACAGTCAGGATGGCCCGTGCCACAAAATGGGGAGCAAACTGCGCCACCACCAGATAGTCCGGGTGTTTGACAAACGTACAGGCACGCTGATACATTCAAGCCAATGCGACAAAGGGAACCTTTCTCCGACCGGCATTTCCCACTGAAGAAACAACTCTGTGCCTGTCTCTGTGGTAGCCACCCTTCTGTCGACATGCGAGGTGTCTATGCAAGGAACAATCAAGCGCGTGGTTCGCGACCGCGGATTTGGATTCATCCGGTCGGCTGAAGG from Terriglobia bacterium includes the following:
- a CDS encoding aquaporin encodes the protein MTKASDRATPPIKHLWGLFVAEFIGTALLVAVGVSIVILDFGKGSPVAALLPDPGLRRLLTGFMFGVTGAAIAVSPLGKVSGAHINPVVTLAFWMKRKMSGPHALGYVISQVAGGIAGALPLLAWGRIGASVEFGGTFPGSGFTLFQATAGEVVTTLGLIAGLFLFLGHPQIRCYTPLLFPFLYAVMVYVEAPLSGTSTNPARSIGPSLVAGAWSGWWIYWVGPALGTFVALAAGELSWLGRLEIEVAKIYHFGHDPHGVFHRSRW
- a CDS encoding tetratricopeptide repeat protein; protein product: MIQSKFAYGISGGLRAARRPHGLVFSGCCCAALLLAGVAVSGTILGAGQKPESSVRAPQPAAKGAPSQEAIALVNEGNGLLDRNDFAGAEADYQKALETSPDLPAAHRGLGLALWREGALARAWQELSTVARLEPDNGRAHFELGQLAWAIYSGPSETVAATGLTAGDFRSMALSQIQRASALAPHDFNMRLELAEIELEAGKKKEAEADALGSVAIASTAAERSQAHVALARAYSATGDELRSETEFRKAIEENASSGAAYLGLGQLSLSQSDPAQAEKYFNQAIHVTPELGAAYAALARIYVTARQLGQAMGLLKKAVSLDPDDWQSEFELGKLQMRSGDAAGAKELFTKIVAARPDFLPAGEQLALMRLRQGDVQGAIAQAQALATRDPGAAEGHRVLALAYWRERQNDASLAECAQALAADPHSTSMQALEAFVLWQSKRHGEARRVLHEAATRDPEILSPVTFCREIVCGSSDVLLVGAFLRDNRWILRTPADQ